ACCGACGCAACAATATCTGTAAGGTTATTAAAACCATCCGCCAGCAAAGCGCTGGAAGCAAACAAATATCCGCAGATCAATTTAAAAGCAGACAAGACCAGATAGGCCACAATACTGACCCAAGCCCCGCGCTCTCCTTTGCGTATTTCTTCGTAGGCGTTCAAACCGGGCGACACTCCTTTAACGTTTCGTATTACGGTTGTTCCATGTTACCAAATGCGTACTGTGTGGGTCTATAGAAACAGTGTTGCCAAGCTGCATTGCTGTAGGGAAGCCGAAACAAAGTTGCCAGACCGCAGGGCTGTAGGTGAAGAGAAAAAATGTTGGCTCAGTCAAAAAAGTGAAGGTTTTCAGCATTTTATCAGGTTGCCCTTGTGGGGCTTTTGTAAAACGTATAAAATGAGTACATCCCGTCCAATTTGGACGGCTTACTGTAAGACCGGGAGGGAAATAACGATGAGCGATAATAACGAACCGAAAAAGGTCAGTTTGCAGGATGCTATACGCCAGAAACTGGCACAGAAGAAAGAACAGGCAAACACCGGTAACCAATCCAGTGCCTATTTTGAAGGCGGCCCTAAAGCAATGAAGAGCCAAAACAACAAAAAGCCTAACAATCAGCGCCGCCGTACTGGCGGATCCTAGACCGCAAGAAGCTCTTGTATGAGATGTTTCTATGGTTACAGGATCACCCTGTATGACCAAAAAAGAACCGCAAGTCTCCTCTGGAGAGCTTGCGGTTCTTTTTATCTTTTATAAGAACGTATGGTTAACTACGTTAACCATACTCAATGTAGACAGAATAGCTTATCTTAAGCTTCTACCGGATACATTTTGTTACGCAATTCTTTAATTTCGTCACTTTCCAGGTACTCATCATAGCTCATTTGGCGATCAATAACGCCGTTTGGCGTGATTTCAATAATCCGGTTAGCGATGGTTTGAATGAACTGATGGTCATGGGATGTAAACAGCATGGTGCCGTCAAAATCAATCATACCGTTGTTCAGTGCGGTAATGGACTCCAGATCCAAGTGGTTCGTTGGCTCATCTAGAATCAGAGCGTTAGCGCCTGTTTGCATCATTTTCGCCAACATACAACGAACTTTCTCTCCCCCGGAGAGTACACTTGCTTTTTTCAGGGATTCCTCGCCTGAGAACAACATACGACCCAAGAATCCACGCAGGTACGTTTCATCCTGATCTTTGGAATATTGACGAAGCCAGTCCACGAGACTCATATCTACTCCGTCAAAATATTTGGAGTTGTCTTTCGGGAAATAAGCCTGGGTTGTAGTGATACCCCAAGTGTATTCGCCACTATCCGCTTCTGTTTCACCCATAAGGATATCAAACAACAATGATTTGGCATTACCGTTCGGGCCAACAAAGGCAATCTTATCCCCTTTATTCACCACAAAGCTGAGATCATTCAGCATGTTCACACCATCAATTGTTTTGTTGATACGGTCAACGGTCAACAATTGTTTACCGGCTTCACGCTCAGGTTTGAAGTTGATAAACGGATACTTACGGTTTGATGGACGAAGGTCATCCAGCGTGATTTTGTCGAGTTGTTTCTTACGCGAAGTCGCTTGCTTCGATTTGGAAGCATTCGCCGAGAAGCGTTGAATAAAGGCTTGCAAGTCTTTAATCTTCTCTTCTTTTTTCTTATTAGCATCACGTTGCAAAGCAAGTGCCAATTGGCTGGATTCATACCAGAAATCGTAGTTACCTACGTACAGCTGGATTTTACCGAAATCAATATCTGCAATGTGTGTACATACTTTGTTCAGGAAGTGACGGTCATGGGATACTACAATAACGGTACCTTCATAGTCCATGAGGAAGTTTTCCAGCCATTGAATGGATTCGAGATCCAAGTGGTTGGTAGGCTCATCGAGCAACAGGTTGTTTGGACGACCAAACAAGGCTTGTGCAAGTAGGACACGAACTTTTTCGTTACCGCTCAGTTCAACCATTTTCTTCTCATGCATATCACGATCGATACCCAGACCGATCAAGAGTGCCGCTGCATCCGGCTCAGCATCCCAACCGTTCAGCTCAGCAAACTCGCCTTCAAGCTCTCCGGCACGCAGGCCGTCTTCTTCAGTGAAGTCCGCTTTGGCATACAGCGTATCTTTCTCTTTCATAATGGCATAGAGGCGACTGTGGCCCATAATTACCGTTTCGAGCACTTGATATTCATCATATTCGAAGTGGTTTTGCTTCAATACGGCCATGCGTTCGCCCGGGGTGATGTGCACCTCTCCCGAGTTCGATTCAATTTCACCGGACAAAATTTTCAAAAATGTTGATTTGCCGGCTCCATTGGCGCCGATCAGGCCGTAACAGTTGCCTGGTGTGAATTTGATATTCACATCTTCAAAGAGTGCACGTTTTCCGTAGCGAAGCGTGATGCCGCTTGTACTGATCATTAAGCATTACCATCCTTTATTTATTAATCTGCATACTGCATGAATAGCAACTTGCATTAATCTTGGATTCAATATCCCGATGCCTATTCTGGCACCATATTATAACACAAAAAAGCGGCAAATTCGAAAATTGGCCGCTTTTTACTCGTTAAAGATTTGGTAATCGTTTATTCATGCGGATATACCCTTACATTAGCATATTTGGATCACTTTTGTTAGTCCTGTTTGCTTTCTTCGTGTCGAATACGCAATGTTTCCCCATGTCCGAGCACCCGAATGCGCTCTGCGTTGATTCCAAGTCGTTCTCGTTCAACTTCCATTCGATCCAGCGCTTCCTTAGGTGTGTCATCCGCTAACTTAAATGTTCCATAATGCATGGGAACCATAAGCTGGGAACCCGTTTCTACAAATCCCTGCAACGCTTCTTCCGGCGTCACATGCTGGGATGTCATGAACCATTCCGGGTCGTACGCACCGATTGGCATCAGGGTAACACCGATGTCGAAGCGTTCTCCAATCGTTTTGAATCCCTGAAAGTATCCTGTATCCCCTACAAAATAAATGATTGGCGGACCGCCAGAAGATTGATCAGCCGATGCCTCTATTGACTCATCCGTTCCTGCTGCTCGGGAAATTTCATGACCATGTCCTTCGCTCGTCGCGGCACTCTCCTCCGACGGAATGACTGCCGGGTGATTTTGTTCCAATACATAACCGCCCCAATGGGACGTGTTGGTATCAAATAGGGTTCGGCGTGTCCAGTGCTGCGCGGGTACAAAGGTTATTTTGACCCCGCCAAGCGTAATATGTTCCCACCACTTCATCTCATGACACCGATGGAAACCTTTGCGCACCATTTTGCGCTTGAGACCATCGGGAACGATGAGCAGTGTCTTGGCTGTGACCAACTTCCGCAGCGATGCGAGATGCAAATGATCATAGTGTGAATGCGAGATCAAAATGACATCCAGAGGCGGAATATCCTGAATCGGAATGCCAGGGGCACCGAGTCTGCGCTGAAACCCCATTTTTTCCGCCCAGACCGGGTCTGTCACGATGTTTAGTCCATGATATTGAATGAAAAACGTGGAATGACCAATCCAGGTAATCGTGGTTTCAGCCCGGTTGGCGTGCAGATAATCCAGTTCAGGTGGGTGCTTGGGCACGGTGTAGGAATAATCCTTAACTTTGCTGCGCCGTTGCTCCCTCCATTGCTTGAATTCCTTCAGCGTTTTGTCCGTACTTACATTATCAATGTTGTTATAACGGATTTTCGGCATGAAAGGGCCCTCCTCCCTTCCTCGTATCTTAACAAAAGATTACCCCGAATTGGAAAGTACGTACCAACGAATCAATCCTTTGGATTTTTGCACTTCGCCAAGTAGACGAACAAAAACGCAATTGCAGCCACGATAATCAGTGGCGGGGCGTACATAATCGTAAAGGTCTCAAAAAAACTTAATCCCGTTATACCGGGAATACCCCTCACTCCCTCGTCAGAGCTGAGAAGTAACCGTGGAAGCATGATGAACAGCTTGTTGGGAAGCATGAACGGACTCATCCTTTCTTTTTGCCAGCATTACCTCGCACATAATTGGCATCAAACAGAAACAGCTTCATAATGAGCACGAGTGAAGGAATGAGCACCAGCAGTCCCAGGCTGAACGCCGTAATGAGCGCAATACCCATCGTCTTGTTCGTAAAGCTGTCGAAAATATTAATGTACGGATACAGAATGTATGGAAGATGTGAGCGCCCATAGCCGTACCAGGCAAAGGCGAACTGCAGCATCACGGCGATAAAACACCAGCCCAAATATTTACGTTTCCATACCAGCGAGACGGCGATCACAAAACAGATAAAAGATGCGATAAACATCCATGAGATATTTAACATCTGCTCAAAGTGTGCGGGATTCTGTTTGTTAATCTGTAAAAATGCCAGAAAGCTGGCAAAAATCGTAGGCAGACTCCATAAGAGTGCATACTCCCGAAGAACTTCAAACGCAGTCTCATCCTCCGCCCGCTTGGCATAGTAGGAAAGAAACATCGCTGAGATATAGAGCACACTTACCAGTGCAAGCAATACAACAGACCAGGTATACGGATTCGTCAAAAACTCACGCCAGCGAAAAAATACCTGATCACCCACCTGCTCAATAATTCCACCTTCGGATATCGCCAAAATGGTGGAAAACACCGCCGGAATCAGCAATCCCGTCGCTCCATACAATGCCATGTAAATCCGGCTGTTCTGACCATTGTTCCCATAGGTATTATAGGCGTAGTACACGCCCCGGATCGCAAGCAGCACAATCGCTAATGAACCTGGAACAAGCAGCGCTGTCCCATAATAAAAAGCGCTATCCGGATAAAATCCGACCAGACCAACAACAAAAAAGATCAGAAACACATTCGTCACTTCCCACACGGGTGAGAGATAGCGCTGAATAATGTTATGGATTTTGTTCTCGTGTCCGGTTAATATGCTGTAAAAGCTGAAAAATCCGGCCCCAAAATCAATCGAAGCCACGATCAGATATCCAAACAGAAACGTCCACAAGATCGCGATGCCTGCAATTTCAAAGCTCAATGCACGATCCCTCCTTCCAGACCAAGAGACTCCAGTTCCTTCTCTGCTTCCTTGTTACGGAACAGCTTGCTGAGTACCCGAATCGCTGAAAAGCAAAGGATCAGGTACAGCAGAATAAACAGAACCAGCATCCAGCCTACGGAGGACGATGTTGTTGCTGCTTCCGACACCTTCATGTACCCGCGCAATATCCATGGCTGTCTGCCGACCTCGGCAAACATCCAGCCGAGCTCAATGGCAATCATGGCCAAGGGTCCAAGCAGGACGATGCCGAGCAAGAGCCATTTGGGATAAGGCTTGCGCCCCGGCAGCCAGCGTCGGAACACATAGAGCACCGGGATCAGCAGAATGATCACACCGGTCGTTACTTTCAGGTCAAACATATAGTGAATGGACAACGGTGGCCTCAGATCGGCCGGAAATTCTTCAAGTCCTTTCACTTCCGTGTCCGGTCTGTTTCCCGCCAGTATGCTGAGTGCATAGGGGATCTCAATGGCGTATTTCACTTCATTGTTCTCATCAAGGATACCCCCATACACTAGCGGCGCCTTCGTCATCGTTTTAAAATGCCACTCTGCGGCGGCCAGCTTCTCCGGCTGGTATTTGGCCAGAAATTTACCGGAAGAATCTCCGATCATGACGGTGCTGACCGCAAATACGAGCGCACATACCGTTGTGAGTTTAAGCGCCTTTTTGTAATACACATGATCCCGACCCCGAAGCAAGCTGAATGCGGCGATGCCTGCCAATATACCCGCACTCAATGTGTATGACGAGGCGAGCACGTGAGATACCTTGGTCGGGGTAGCCGGATTCAGCATCGCAGCAATTGGATGGATGTCCTTCATGATGCCATTAATCAGGGTAAACCCCTGAGGCTGGTTCATGAAAGAATTCACCGTTGTTATGAATATCGCGGAGGCAGAGGA
This window of the Paenibacillus marchantiae genome carries:
- a CDS encoding ABC-F family ATP-binding cassette domain-containing protein yields the protein MISTSGITLRYGKRALFEDVNIKFTPGNCYGLIGANGAGKSTFLKILSGEIESNSGEVHITPGERMAVLKQNHFEYDEYQVLETVIMGHSRLYAIMKEKDTLYAKADFTEEDGLRAGELEGEFAELNGWDAEPDAAALLIGLGIDRDMHEKKMVELSGNEKVRVLLAQALFGRPNNLLLDEPTNHLDLESIQWLENFLMDYEGTVIVVSHDRHFLNKVCTHIADIDFGKIQLYVGNYDFWYESSQLALALQRDANKKKEEKIKDLQAFIQRFSANASKSKQATSRKKQLDKITLDDLRPSNRKYPFINFKPEREAGKQLLTVDRINKTIDGVNMLNDLSFVVNKGDKIAFVGPNGNAKSLLFDILMGETEADSGEYTWGITTTQAYFPKDNSKYFDGVDMSLVDWLRQYSKDQDETYLRGFLGRMLFSGEESLKKASVLSGGEKVRCMLAKMMQTGANALILDEPTNHLDLESITALNNGMIDFDGTMLFTSHDHQFIQTIANRIIEITPNGVIDRQMSYDEYLESDEIKELRNKMYPVEA
- a CDS encoding MBL fold metallo-hydrolase; translation: MPKIRYNNIDNVSTDKTLKEFKQWREQRRSKVKDYSYTVPKHPPELDYLHANRAETTITWIGHSTFFIQYHGLNIVTDPVWAEKMGFQRRLGAPGIPIQDIPPLDVILISHSHYDHLHLASLRKLVTAKTLLIVPDGLKRKMVRKGFHRCHEMKWWEHITLGGVKITFVPAQHWTRRTLFDTNTSHWGGYVLEQNHPAVIPSEESAATSEGHGHEISRAAGTDESIEASADQSSGGPPIIYFVGDTGYFQGFKTIGERFDIGVTLMPIGAYDPEWFMTSQHVTPEEALQGFVETGSQLMVPMHYGTFKLADDTPKEALDRMEVERERLGINAERIRVLGHGETLRIRHEESKQD
- the cydS gene encoding cytochrome bd oxidase small subunit CydS; the encoded protein is MLPNKLFIMLPRLLLSSDEGVRGIPGITGLSFFETFTIMYAPPLIIVAAIAFLFVYLAKCKNPKD
- a CDS encoding cytochrome d ubiquinol oxidase subunit II, with the translated sequence MSFEIAGIAILWTFLFGYLIVASIDFGAGFFSFYSILTGHENKIHNIIQRYLSPVWEVTNVFLIFFVVGLVGFYPDSAFYYGTALLVPGSLAIVLLAIRGVYYAYNTYGNNGQNSRIYMALYGATGLLIPAVFSTILAISEGGIIEQVGDQVFFRWREFLTNPYTWSVVLLALVSVLYISAMFLSYYAKRAEDETAFEVLREYALLWSLPTIFASFLAFLQINKQNPAHFEQMLNISWMFIASFICFVIAVSLVWKRKYLGWCFIAVMLQFAFAWYGYGRSHLPYILYPYINIFDSFTNKTMGIALITAFSLGLLVLIPSLVLIMKLFLFDANYVRGNAGKKKG
- a CDS encoding cytochrome ubiquinol oxidase subunit I → MSSLDPVLLSRMLTGLTLFVHIIFASIGVGVPLMIALAEWRGLRTNDIHYTLLARRWARGFVITVAVGVVTGTSIGLQLSLLWPMFMRVAGQAIALPLFMETFAFFIEAIFLGIYLYTWDRFKKKYTHMLLLIPVALGSSASAIFITTVNSFMNQPQGFTLINGIMKDIHPIAAMLNPATPTKVSHVLASSYTLSAGILAGIAAFSLLRGRDHVYYKKALKLTTVCALVFAVSTVMIGDSSGKFLAKYQPEKLAAAEWHFKTMTKAPLVYGGILDENNEVKYAIEIPYALSILAGNRPDTEVKGLEEFPADLRPPLSIHYMFDLKVTTGVIILLIPVLYVFRRWLPGRKPYPKWLLLGIVLLGPLAMIAIELGWMFAEVGRQPWILRGYMKVSEAATTSSSVGWMLVLFILLYLILCFSAIRVLSKLFRNKEAEKELESLGLEGGIVH